ACCATACCCTTTCACCCCTAAATTAATTTCCACTCAAGATAGATAGATTCTTTAGACTCGAGGGTCCTTGTTGTCGCTCTTACGTCTCTTCAATTTCCCCATCTTGTATTTTCTGTTTCTTTTGCAGAAATTCTATCTCTAGCATACAGAAATTAATGGCAATTTTTTTATGTAGCTGAGCAAGAAAAACATCGTCTACAAACGTAAAGACTTTCAACGTGATTCGGAAAGTGTACGTATTAGTTAAATTAGTTTGTAGTCTACCAATAGGAAGTCCACGAAATTTTCagaagggcaaaggtgcaaatatatctTCAGTCTTGCAATTTAGAacagatatacccctcgttacaaaagtgatgtatatatacccctgccattacaaaatggtgcaagtatacccctgccgttataaaatagtgcaaatatacccttttcgctgacgggatttaaaaaaaaaatcatttaggttattttttaattaaaaaaatgccacgtgactttaaaaaaaagtctaaccATTtgttttttagtagacatacttttctaaagccacatagtaatttttttctgGTGGATTGGGTctgatttattttaaaaaatgggtagacttattttttttttttttaaatcacgaaaatatttttttaaaacgaacCAGACCCGTCCCACAAAAAAAATTACTATCTTCTTTAACTAAATTTCAattaaacgattatttttatGTTTCATTCTACGACTACGACAGAGAAGTAGCATCTATAAATGTTTTCTCTTTTAGACATCTTATTTATAGTTGCATTAAGACTTTAGAACTCGTAGCGATCAATTTTGTGTCTTTTGAACATTAATATACCATTTTGAACATTTTGTTTTCCAGAAACCACTTTCAGAACTAATTATTCCGTAATAAAACCTCACCAAAATagcaaatttaaaatttaaagtttTTGGGTTATGAATTTTATTATATGTACATATAGAGTGAATATATCAACAAATATATTGAGTTTGAATCAAAGTTTCTGAGTTCTACATGCAAGTTATAGCATCCAGTCGGGCAAAATTGGCTTTTAATTCTGACACGTCCGATCGACGTAATTTTGAGCCATCTGATTCGCCAAATTTGTTTATTCCTACAAATATCTATCTAACAATAACCCGAACTTTTTGTTAAAGCAAATTTAACAGATGGTGGAGTATTTCCTGTAATACCATCATCTAGTTTAATTATAGCATCTGGAAATAGAGGAGAATTTTCTAATTCTTATTAAACAAAAAATTAGTATCCACACTAGATTACGCGTACCTCGAATAATTTTACGAGTAATCTATTATCTCTTACCAATACAGTTACGGAATAGTTTTGTCCACCAAAACTTGAACAAATTAATGAAAATAAATCATctaatattactccctccgttcaattTTAACCGACGGTTTTGATGTTTTTAATgtagcaacaacaacatacttagtgtaatctcacaagtggggtctaggaGGGTTACGCATCCTTATccctaccttggaaggtagggagattgtttccgaaagaccctcagctcaagagaaagcatgacaAAAAGTTGAGATAAGGATTGAAGAAAGTAAAAAAGTTATGGCAAAATAGTATAGATAAGCACTATGAAAGAAAAGTGACAGTAAATGAGCAAACTAATACGATAATCAAAGTACTGAGGTTGAGTTTAACAAATACAAGATATAGTTTAACAAATTATCTCTAATTATTAGATGTTTTGTTAGATTGAGCAATATTAAAAAAGGCTATTTTAATGTTGAATTTCTAAAGTGATACTTATTTTAGAATAATTTTTAAGCTAAATCGAATGTTAAAAtaagacagagggagtaatatattTCCTATTTCCTATAATACCACGTCTACTTTTACCGCATTAAAAAGTACGGAGTAGTAGAAATAGCCAAGTATATATAATCATCCTCCAACGAGGAAACCATAGTGGTTAGTCAGAGAATTCTTTTTTGCTTTAATTTTTTCGTAAAACTAAAAGCATAAAAATATTCCACAGGGTTATTCTCCCAACAGATTGATCATCCCATAGGGAAGAGTCTAAGACCCGAGAGATTTCATTTCCAACCTGCCAATATTCTCTGAGGAAGATCTAAACCCATGGCAGACCAAAGATATGTCTTTGCTCGAATACCGCAACCCTAAACAACTTTATTTTATTACTTTATCTTTGTTTATTTATCATGTACCCTGAACTAACTTTATTAATTTAACCTAATGTGCTTTTTAAtactactacttttttttttttttaaaaaaaggtgcATATCTAACCTGTCCAACTTTAATTTTGGTTCAGGTATGCCCACCCCTTGTCCATCTAACAAATCCATTTGATGATTTCAAAAGGGAATGTGTGCGTGTTGCTTTCAATATTCATCATGCCATTATGAAAATAGTACAAATTAAATATTCAAACCAGTACTACTGCTCCTTAACTACTGTTAATAACTAGCTAGGGCATGCCAATATGACAAATTCATGCAGAATATATAGTAGCCTAAGCTAAAGGACTTTACGAATTGAAACTTGCCAGTTGCCACAATAACTCGAATCACTTCATTCAAAGCCACTAATTATTGTAATATCTCAACTAATTAAATGATCATGCAAGCAAGTTCATTTATGTCCATCTAATTCTACTTCCACTTGCTAAAAAAGTCTATTTGAGTAATCTAGAGGGAATTAACAACATACCCCTCTCCAGCTTCTACATTAGAGAGGAGTTTTATGGTGCAGTTGAGGTATGGGGGAGAAgctaattttcaagaaaataagttCTTAAATCTAACTATGTTCATACTTATTTTTAGGTACACATATAATTCGATTTAAATGCTGTTGAGTTTGGGGCACATTCAAATAAAGAAGAAAGGAACCAACTTGTCTATCACTTTTTGCCATGGAGATGAGCTCACCACCAATCTCTCATCTCCATGCAATAACATTCTTTCTTTGCATATGGTAGTTCCCTTTAGTAGACTTTTTCAGACTCTACATCCCTAAATATAGGAAAGGGATAACAAAGCGAAAAagcaagtgttttttttttttttttttttttgctttttaacTACGTAAGTGATAGTGCAACATTAATAAAGCAAcaaaaaaagaggagaaaaggATAAGCTCTAAGCCTCTAACATACAAATACATTTAACTTTTGAGATCAAAAGTTTCAAAAATACAAACCTAACCCAATCCAGAAATTCTCTATAAGAAGGTAAACATCATACAACAATTTTAGCTAATTAAGCTAACCCCTTTTTCCCCTTCATGTCTATATGTATTATATTGTCTGCGATTTACAAGAAAGAAAAAACGCAGAAACTAAATACCATACCGTTGAAAaacttcttccattcatttccTCATGATGAAGATTGATCAAAGTTTAGATGTCAAGCATTAGTAATTCAGTATGTAAAAAAAAGCCAAGAAACCCTAAATTCTCATGGTGATGGGCCAAAGCTCGGAAGATCAGGCCACTGATTCGGGTTGAGAGATGCACTAGCAGCGGTGGTGCTATTAGTAGCACCTCCACTGCTGCTGGCTGAGCTATTTGGCcaaatattgttgttgttgttgatgaaccTTTGTGTCCAAGAACCCAAAGGCCTTGTAGCTTGAAATTGCAAAGTTTGATCAGATGGGTAAAAAGATGATTCCATGGACTTTTCTCTATTGACCAATTGATAAAATCCACTTTGTGAAGGTTCCATTTGATGGTTTTGATCAACCTTAGGAGTAGTACTTGGAATATGGAAATTACCAAATTGGTTATTTACCCCAAGCTGGGATTGATGATTATTGACACCTTGTGATAATTGAGTCATTGATTGCATGGCAGCTAAAGAAGACAAAAACCCGCCACCACCACCAGAATACAAAGAACTCATTGACTGAAGTGGTGGCGGCTGAGTTCTTGTAGTACTGTTACCTGAGAAAAAAGCAGCTGCTGCTGACAAATTCGTTATTTGCggctgttgttgatgatgatgagatcTTGCTGGACTATCACCGCCAGCGGATGATGATGAACCGCCACCCTTCATCGTGCGTTTACCTTTACGGCAACCGCCACCAACAGGGACGTTCCTTAGGGTTCCACCTTGAGTCCAGTACCTCCTACATGTCTTGCAGAAATACCGTGGCTGAGTCAAACTGTAGTTGTTGTAGTAGCAAAACTTGGTGTTGTTTGAATCACAACGAGGGCATTTTTGCGGCGGTGGTTGTGGTGGTTGTGCAGCTGATGAGATGTTTTCTGTCATCTTCATTCTCCTTTGTTGCTGATTTCGATCACTCTCTCCTGATGATCTTCCACCTTGCTCCATATCACTTCTCTCTTTTTATTGTATCACCAACTTGTTCTGTAGTGATAAAAAGAGGCTTTCAAGGGGCTTTTATACAAGTCTTCTGAAAtcacttctcttcttcttcttaattccTCAATTCAAATCTCACTACAGAtcacaaaatcagatttttttggATGTAAGATTTAGCAAGTGCATGCAAGTCAACACTGTCAACTGTTTCAACCCTAGAGATATGCTTGAAATTAAAGCTCAAACATTTATATGGTCAATGCTTCATTTGGGATCATCTCATCATAAACATCTCTATACAAATCCCACAAAATTAACAAAATCTTGGTAGATTATTACACCCTTGTAAATGAGGCAAAAAGATTTAAAGACATATACAAGGAAACTAGTAACAACTGCCTGCCTGCCTTTTTCTGGTTCTTTAGTTTTAATTGAGGGAAGACCTGAAGAAAAACAAAAATATAGGGATGGACTTTGTGTACGGAGGTTGCACGAAGACAAAGTCTAGGCAAAGTTTTACTAATCTTTTATCTTTAGCTTAGCCaagtaggaaaaaaaaaagggggagggAAAAAAGAGGGGGTGGGGTGTAGGGGGTGGGGGGAGACGCGTGCGTGTCTACACATGAATGTTCAGTTAAAGTGAAGAGAATACTGAGATGGGACCGAGAAGGTAAGGTTTATGTTCTGTTCTGTATGTTCAATCTCGTCTCAACAAATAAAGCAAAGAAGCCATAATTTTCAGTTCAACAAACTCTGAGCAGACAAGAAATAGGGAATACGGACAAATAAACTTTACTCAAACACATAAGAGAGAGAATTTATATATGGACAAGCTAAATTATAGAGTATAACACTTTGAAGTACAGTTAAGGGGGTCTATAAATCATAGGTGTTGTTTTATGTAGACCACTAGCACACTAGGGGGGAATTAAGGAGCAAGAGAAGGCGGCGGCAGCAGAGGGCGGCCAGCTGGAGGTGGAGGGTGGCGGTTGTCAAATTGGTTGTGTCAGCTTATTAGTCATTTTTTTATTCTCTCGCTGATCTTACTTTAATATTTTTATTCTAGTAATACATTCTCTCTAAAACATTGTAACTCTGACATGTTCATACTTTATTAAAAAGTAAAAGACTCGTAAGGCCCCGTCCATGGTTCATAACATTATCGACACCGAAATTGGCAACTCAATTGACTAGACATTTGATTACCCAtcagagaaaaaaagaaaaggaaatcgGAACACATATTCCTTTTAGATTTATTAATCACTTAGGTAAAAGTTCCCTCTTAATCTCATTTATGAAGAGTTCCTTGCTAGTTCCCCGTCACATTTTACCTGACATTTTTCTTTTTTAGTCGATCTAAAAAAGATTATATCTTTTTATATTTGGAAACAGTTTAAATTTATGAAATGAATTATCGACACAAAAGTATCTACTTGGTAATTTgaaccacaaattttaaaagtcattttttcttaaatttcgtgtccaaTCAAACACTCTCATATAAAATGAGACAAATGAACAAATTGGGGGTATTTTAATAAAATTGGTGACTTAAAATTGAATATTGCTAAAAAAACATTGAATTTATTTGATACAAGATCAAATGTATCTTCATATACAGTTCATTCTTCTAACTTTTTAAGTTATAAAGTGTAATCGTAAAATAATATACTCCTATTACAGTTCATATATTTTTTAGGgcaaagggccaaatatacccctcaactatagGATATGAAGCAAATATATCCTTCGTTAAAAAAAAGGAGGATTTATGCCCTCGCCGTTAATGAAAAGGGGCatatatacccctcaactataggatatggagcaaatatactcctcgttacaaaattggtgtatatatacccctgtcattataaaatggtgcaaatatacccctgtcgttttaaaatggtgcaaatatacctttttcactgacgtatttttttaaaaaaatatttaggttattttttaattaaaaaatatcacgtgactttaaaaaaaagtctacccattttttgtgtagacatacttttctaaggccatatagtaatttttttttgataggtggggtctgttcgtttaaaaaaaaaatctccgtgacttttaaaaaaataagtctacccattttttaaaaaaaataagtctacccttttcactgacggatttaaaaaaaaatatttaggttattttttaattaaaaaatatcacgtgactttaaaaaaaagtctacccatttgtttgtgtagacatacttttctaaggccacatagtaatttttttttataggtggggtctgttcgtttaaaaaaaatatctccgtgactttaaaaaaaataagtctacccattttttttaaaaaataagtctacccttttcactgacgaatttttttaaaaaaaatatttaggttattttttaattaaaaaatatcacgtgactttaaaaaaaagtctacccgtTTTTTtgcgtagacatacttttctaaggccacatagtaattttttttataggtggggtctgttcatttaaaaaaaatatccccgtgacttttaaaaaaataaatctacccttttcactgacggatttaaaaaaaaaatatttaggttattttttaattaaaaaatatcacctgactttaaaaaaaagtctatccatttttttgcgtagacatacttttctaaggccatatagtaattttttttgaTGGGTAAGGTCtggttcttttaaaaaaatgagtagacttattttttttaaagttacggagatattttttttaaacgaacagaccccacctatcaaaagaaaaaattactatgtggccttagaaaagtatgtctacccAAAAAAATgggtaaacttttttttaaagtcacgtgatattttttaattaaaaaataacctaaatattttttttttaaaatccgtcagtgaaaagggtatatttgcaccattttaaaacgacaggggtatatttgcatcattttatAATGACAGGGGTATATATATACCaattttgtaacgaggggtatatttgctccatatcctATAGTTGAGGAGTATATATGCCCCTTTTCATTAACGGCGAGGGCATAAATCCTCCTCTTttttaacggagggtatatttgctccatatcctataattgaggggtatatttgcccctTTGCCCTATTTTTTATTTACAATCAATTCTTACAACATATTCAGGAAAATCGTGTGAAATCTGAAAACAAAATTATGTTAAACAGAAAAAACTGAATCTATATAGTGGAACAATTTTACAAATAAAGATAGATAAAAACAGGATCATAATTTCTCATTCATCTGAACAACCTCAATCAAattccaaaaataaaaatattaaattttgaaACTTATATATTGCTATATCTAATAGTAATATTGAAAATTGGACGCCTTTGATATCTCAGGGGCTAAAGTTATGGCCTTAGTGCGTGCTCCTGATCAATGGAGGAGCGTTGCTTCCACTCGATGTTGTTACCTATATCGTAGGACCTCCGTCCTCGATACGAAGAAAGAGAAGCAGGAACAAGAGAGTACTTTTGCAACTACTACCGCGACTATTGCCAATAAAATCTCCTATTCCAAAAGGTTACTAGGCCGGTTTTACCAGGAAGCCGTTTCTGCATATAAATGTTCAATATTCGATAGCATGATGTTGTTACTTATATTTATTTTATCGTTTCAAATTATGTCTCTTACTTTTTTTTAATCTGTTTCAAATAAATATTAGTAATTctatatttctgaaattttttATTCCATCATCTTTTATTTTCAATGACACTGCCTTATAAAAATAACATAACAGGCTAATGATCAAAcgtttaaatattttaatatgttATACATATCTATAGTTTAAATTCATAAAATTTAAAAGTTTTTTCCTGTTCTTAGATTTGTATACAATTAAATTAACGCATATAAATGAAACGGAGgaagtaatagtaaagtaattaCGCATTAGAGTTGACTAGAGTCTATGCTAACTACTCtctccgtttcataataagtgattttttaggcttttcaattttttcaaaataagtagtgctttaggatttcaagaagattTTGGACAAATTTTCAAGATTACCTTTATTTAAATAGTCAAGATTCATTAACTAAATTTTTTCTTCTTGTAGAAAGTAGTAAAACTTGATTAAAGGTATGGTAGTAAAATCACTCATAATTTTTTAGAAGTGAGCAATTTTTCAAGATGTGTGCATTATCCTAAAAAACCGAACAGAGGGAGTGTAACACACACTGTGCCGAATTTAGCCAACTGTGCCATAAAAGTTGATGAGTAAAGGACCGTTCTCGAAACAATATAAGGGCGAGGCACGTGATATGGCACGTGAGATGATGCATGGCGTTATATTCTTGGAGGACCCGGACCTTGTGGATCATGGATGTGCTAGAAACCAATGGAAGTTACATGTTACAACTGCTCCCTGACCAGTGACCACACACCCAT
Above is a genomic segment from Lycium barbarum isolate Lr01 chromosome 12, ASM1917538v2, whole genome shotgun sequence containing:
- the LOC132623838 gene encoding dof zinc finger protein DOF1.1-like, giving the protein MEQGGRSSGESDRNQQQRRMKMTENISSAAQPPQPPPQKCPRCDSNNTKFCYYNNYSLTQPRYFCKTCRRYWTQGGTLRNVPVGGGCRKGKRTMKGGGSSSSAGGDSPARSHHHQQQPQITNLSAAAAFFSGNSTTRTQPPPLQSMSSLYSGGGGGFLSSLAAMQSMTQLSQGVNNHQSQLGVNNQFGNFHIPSTTPKVDQNHQMEPSQSGFYQLVNREKSMESSFYPSDQTLQFQATRPLGSWTQRFINNNNNIWPNSSASSSGGATNSTTAASASLNPNQWPDLPSFGPSP